The following are from one region of the Aspergillus luchuensis IFO 4308 DNA, chromosome 4, nearly complete sequence genome:
- a CDS encoding putative serine/threonine-protein phosphatase (COG:T;~EggNog:ENOG410PNM7;~InterPro:IPR004843,IPR029052;~PFAM:PF00149;~TransMembrane:1 (i82-100o);~go_function: GO:0016787 - hydrolase activity [Evidence IEA]), protein MNNYHDTESLEYSSDTSDDGRFSPHPTGRIKRYTRPLIDYVRNEWQTNAKYSHLANPDQPSEPSRFVQLFLSIVTAPRFRRYVVVYLILVITCLLGWLYILSPRLAEHASLLRALDPEVKEEVGGWFGTNAFPGFDDVVQVKKLDKELLPEGEERLIVVGDVQGCIAELDRLLEELLFDPINDHLIFTGNMISQGPNSTDVVDFARKYSASCVRGNNEDRVLVMRHNMIEAQTLTDTSSDQYLDGQSTEQAKNERDLARALSDEQADWLDACPVILNVGQIPTMGQVAVVHGGLIPGVDLNHQDPYSVMNMLTIDLDTHMPSPERDGMMWTKFFNKHQSVGYASSKSSNKDDDEDAGAVKATTVIYGHDSETALNINTYTKGIDTGCVAGGKLTAFVISSSGEQNIIQVRCNNYLP, encoded by the exons ATGAATAATTATCACGACACCGAAAGCCTCGAATACTCCTCCGATACCTCTGATGATGGCCGCTTCTCTCCCCACCCTACGGGTCGCATTAAGCGCTACACAAGACCCTTGATCGATTACGTGCGCAACGAATGGCAAACTAACGCCAAATACTCCCATCTCGCCAACCCCGACCAGCCCTCTGAACCTTCCCGATTCGTCCAACTCTTCCTGTCTATTGTCACTGCGCCGCGCTTCCGTCGCTATGTCGTGGTGTACTTGATCCTTGTCATAACGTGTCTGCTGGGATGGCTGTATATCCTCTCTCCGCGGCTAGCGGAGCATGCGTCGTTGTTGCGGGCGCTAGATCcagaggtgaaggaggaagtgggtggatggtTTGGAACGAACGCTTTTCCCGggtttgatgatgttgtgcaGGTGAAAAAGTTGGATAAGGAGCTTTTGCCTGAGGGGGAGGAACGGCTGATTGTTGTGGGTGATGTGCAGGGATGCATAGCAGAGT TGGACCGCCTCCTCGAAGAACTCCTCTTCGATCCGATCAACGATCACCTCATCTTTACTGGAAACATGATTAGCCAGGGCCCCAACAGCACTGACGTTGTCGATTTCGCCCGAAAGTATTCCGCGTCATGTGTGCGTGGAAACAACGAAGATCGCGTCCTTGTTATGCGCCACAATATGATCGAAGCTCAGACCTTAACTGATACCTCTTCCGATCAATACCTCGATGGTCAGTCTACAGAGCAGGCCAAGAATGAACGTGATCTCGCGCGTGCCCTGTCAGACGAACAAGCAGACTGGCTAGACGCCTGCCCAGTTATTCTTAACGTGGGACAGATTCCTACCATGGGACAGGTTGCGGTCGTGCATGGGGGCCTGATTCCGGGTGTGGATCTGAATCATCAGGACCCGTATAGCGTGATGAATATGTTGACCATCGATTTGGACACCCATATGCCTAGCCCTGAGCGGGATGGTATGATGTGGACTAAG TTCTTCAACAAGCACCAATCCGTCGGCTATGCAAGCTCTAAAAGCTCGAAcaaagacgacgacgaagatgcagGTGCCGTCAAAGCCACCACCGTCATCTACGGCCACGACTCCGAAACAGccctcaacatcaacacctaTACAAAGGGTATTGACACCGGCTGTGTCGCCGGCGGAAAACTCACCGCGTTTGTGATTAGCTCCTCTGGAGAGCAGAATATCATCCAGGTCAGGTGTAACAACTACCTACCCTGA
- a CDS encoding uncharacterized protein (COG:S;~EggNog:ENOG410PPA0;~InterPro:IPR033121,IPR021109;~SECRETED:SignalP(1-22);~TransMembrane:1 (n7-17c22/23o493-515i)) → MRRRQQQCFIAFWTLCLEYVLCSGPRVMPWSNKKFGPDGPWQAVTVQIGSNYSEIVVPSSEVALYPGGSWESKILLSSICDNKTLSSVCYGDIAGLFDSDISASLDNTSIEMPPYGTWGDVDWGFTNAAPVYAKARRATDYITISGSPVPDVDMIIIYSGWQTYPGGQAYPLEVGILSLGCPAINQTFGNVIKINTTFVTSYFYEQEGSLNIPSYSYGMHIGSAALGIPGSLLLGGYDQNRVMGEVSSQAFSSGSFPIELLDMNIGVAEGGSPWAYTNKTGLLAQGNSSLDSGLSVIVDPANPYIYLPQSSCDAIAAELPVTYHPEYGLYFWNTSDSQYDTIATSPGYLGFQFSKDNLNNNFITIKVPFALLNLTLEAPLVKTPTQYFPCMATNSTPVLGRAFLQAAFIGVNWLGGKWFLAQAPGPGGSFIVDTVSIGDNDSTISATTNSWEATWKSTWKAIPAGSTSNANTTGTSMSGPSTDGNGFSVAVKIGIIVGSTIGGLSIIAILSGIYIHHRRQQKKASISDESHATEQTDHGSSAHQLMPVEAPDNIWNQVNEIHSQERHEMGSERGPFYELGPEKGALVELDQRSKSQGGPFELPAQGSVSWSSNVI, encoded by the coding sequence ATGCGACGACGACAGCAACAGTGCTTTATCGCCTTTTGGACCCTCTGCCTCGAATATGTTCTCTGCTCAGGTCCCCGAGTGATGCCCTGGTCAAATAAGAAATTTGGACCCGATGGCCCCTGGCAAGCGGTCACAGTGCAAATTGGGAGTAACTACAGTGAAATCGTTGTTCCTTCCTCGGAAGTGGCTTTGTACCCGGGAGGTAGTTGGGAAAGTAAGATCCTATTATCTTCAATTTGCGACAACAAAACACTCTCGTCCGTGTGTTATGGGGATATAGCTGGCCTCTTTGACAGCGACATATCAGCCAGCCTGGATAATACCTCGATAGAGATGCCTCCATATGGGACATGGGGTGATGTGGATTGGGGTTTCACGAACGCAGCGCCTGTTTACGCAAAAGCAAGACGAGCAACAGACTATATAACCATCAGTGGCTCACCCGTCCCTGATGTTGATATGATCATAATATATTCGGGGTGGCAGACTTACCCTGGTGGGCAAGCATACCCACTGGAGGTGGGGATCTTATCCCTTGGATGCCCAGCTATTAATCAGACATTTGGAAATGTGATCAAGATCAACACAACGTTTGTCACCAGCTATTTCTATGAGCAAGAGGGATCGCTAAACATACCGTCTTATTCTTACGGTATGCATATTGGCTCCGCAGCACTAGGAATTCCTGGATCGCTGCTTTTAGGGGGTTATGATCAGAATAGAGTGATGGGCGAGGTGTCCTCCCAGGCATTTTCAAGTGGAAGCTTCCCAATTGAGCTGCTCGATATGAATATCGGAGTAGCAGAGGGTGGGTCTCCTTGGGCTTACACGAACAAAACAGGGTTATTGGCACAGGGTAATTCCTCCCTGGACTCTGGTCTCAGCGTCATTGTGGACCCAGCAAAcccatatatatatctgcctCAGAGCTCATGCGATGCGATAGCCGCTGAGTTGCCTGTGACATACCACCCTGAGTACGGCCTTTACTTTTGGAACACATCTGACTCACAGTACGATACCATTGCAACATCGCCAGGTTACCTAGGTTTCCAATTCAGCAAGGATAacctcaacaacaacttcaTCACGATCAAAGTTCCCTTCGCTCTTCTGAATCTCACACTAGAGGCCCCGCTTGTGAAGACACCAACGCAATATTTCCCGTGCATGGCTACCAATAGCACTCCAGTTCTAGGACGTGCTTTCCTTCAGGCAGCTTTTATAGGAGTCAATTGGCTTGGTGGAAAGTGGTTTCTAGCTCAAGCACCAGGACCGGGAGGCTCCTTCATTGTTGATACCGTGTCAATAGGTGACAATGATTCCACTATTTCGGCAACAACAAACAGCTGGGAAGCCACCTGGAAAAGCACCTGGAAGGCAATACCTGCAGGTTCTACCTCGAACGCAAATACAACAGGTACATCAATGAGCGGTCCATCTACTGACGGGAATGGCTTCTCAGTGGCTGTCAAAATCGGCATAATTGTCGGCAGCACTATTGGCGGGCTGTCGATAATTGCTATTCTCTCTGGGATCTACATCCATCACCGACGACAACAAAAGAAAGCATCCATTTCAGACGAAAGTCATGCGACAGAACAAACAGATCACGGATCCTCGGCGCATCAGTTGATGCCTGTGGAGGCACCCGATAACATATGGAACCAAGTAAACGAGATACACAGCCAAGAAAGACATGAGATGGGCTCGGAAAGAGGGCCCTTCTATGAGCTAGGCCCGGAAAAGGGTGCTTTGGTTGAATTAGATCAAAGGTCCAAATCTCAGGGAGGCCCTTTTGAGCTACCAGCACAAGGATCCGTCTCGTGGTCTTCTAATGTTATCTAA